Proteins from a genomic interval of Chroococcidiopsis thermalis PCC 7203:
- the sbcC gene encoding exonuclease subunit SbcC — translation MIPVQLILKNFLSYRETTLDFSGLHIACICGSNGAGKSSLLEAITWAVWGQSRAVAEDDIIHAGAKEVRVDFLFYSDRHKYRVIRTRYRGQSSSLEFQVETPQGFRSLTEKGVRATQSLILEHVKLDYETFINSAYLRQGRADEFMLKRPNERKEILAELLKLRRYDELEERAKDLSKSFRAQADQLEQALQSLATQLQQQEAIATHLAEIEAQVNQLQQEQAFDDIQLKSLQVIRSQQQNWEQQLSFLKQQSQNLTVDRDRLQQEHLAIESQLAAVAEILNREPEIQAGYQHYQDLLGQEEEFSTKFQEYSHAQQQHTRLQQQLVQQVNELQRQLQRAEGQLVILQQQEQETQQALSKSAEVEAGVLQLAAARDRLANLDRLQLQVSPLIQRRNTLQAQIDKVQARLTAKLEELETQQITLSQQQSTQSQLQQTATDVAVQIEQLEKDKVYIERVREKGQERRHFLERLQEQQREFEKQLGEVEQKIQMLSVPDAVCPLCERPLDEHHWNRVVDKTKEQKRDTEEQFIVVREQLVVTETEIQELRRRYREVAQKLTQYDALREQRGQVIAQLSASDELQSRLEQIAAEKQHLERSLAQGDYAADLQTELNQLNSQLQQLNYSEESHALARSEVDKLRWAEVRQAQIKDAQKRQAQIIARQPEMRTQIDDLSQQIEQYQVESECAKQIAAIADRIDEIGYDPDRHSTLRTAIRQAQVWQLSYQQLLSAQEQYPQLEQRSRDLAEAVQARTAERQVLAVQIEEVIQKLEQSPNTTTEIQTLESQLAFRRRQLDDRLSQLGRLQQQSQQLAAMQAQQEQQQQQLQVARRQQRVYQELGQAFGKNGIQALMIENLLPQLEAETNQLLARLSANQLHVQFITQKTGRSGRAAKKNAKTIDTLDILIADARGTRPYETYSGGEAFRINFAIRLALARLLAQRAGASLQLLIVDEGFGTQDQEGCDRLIAAVNAIAADFSCILAVTHMPYFKEAFQARIEVVKTQNGSQLSLSM, via the coding sequence ATGATTCCAGTCCAACTTATACTTAAAAACTTCCTCAGTTATCGCGAGACGACACTTGATTTTAGCGGGCTACATATTGCCTGTATATGTGGCTCGAATGGGGCGGGTAAATCATCTCTACTCGAAGCGATTACCTGGGCGGTTTGGGGTCAGAGTCGTGCTGTAGCGGAAGATGATATCATTCATGCCGGAGCAAAAGAAGTACGGGTTGATTTTCTGTTTTACAGCGATCGCCACAAATATCGCGTGATTCGTACCCGTTACCGAGGACAAAGCAGTTCCCTAGAGTTTCAAGTCGAAACGCCACAAGGCTTTCGCTCGCTAACTGAAAAGGGAGTCCGAGCCACTCAGTCATTAATTTTAGAACACGTTAAGCTGGACTACGAAACATTTATTAACTCAGCGTATTTGCGTCAGGGACGAGCTGATGAATTCATGCTCAAGCGCCCCAACGAACGTAAAGAAATTTTGGCGGAGTTACTGAAACTGCGTCGTTATGACGAACTAGAGGAACGGGCAAAAGATCTGTCGAAATCTTTTCGCGCTCAAGCCGATCAATTAGAACAGGCTTTGCAATCGCTTGCCACCCAACTACAACAACAAGAAGCGATCGCCACTCATCTAGCAGAAATTGAAGCTCAAGTCAACCAGTTGCAGCAGGAACAAGCTTTTGATGACATTCAACTCAAAAGCTTACAAGTCATTCGCAGTCAACAACAAAACTGGGAACAACAATTAAGTTTCCTCAAACAGCAGTCTCAAAATCTAACGGTGGATCGCGATCGCCTCCAACAAGAGCATTTAGCGATCGAGTCTCAACTGGCAGCTGTAGCAGAGATTTTAAATCGAGAGCCGGAAATTCAAGCCGGATACCAACACTATCAAGATCTCTTAGGGCAGGAAGAAGAATTCAGCACTAAATTTCAGGAATACAGCCACGCCCAACAACAGCACACTCGATTACAGCAACAACTCGTACAGCAAGTCAACGAACTTCAGCGCCAATTACAACGTGCTGAAGGTCAGCTAGTTATTTTACAACAGCAAGAACAGGAAACTCAACAAGCTCTGAGCAAATCGGCGGAAGTAGAAGCAGGAGTCTTACAACTCGCCGCCGCCCGCGATCGCTTGGCAAATTTAGATCGGCTGCAACTCCAAGTTTCTCCTTTGATCCAGCGGCGTAATACCCTGCAAGCTCAAATTGATAAAGTCCAAGCGCGGTTAACTGCCAAACTAGAAGAACTGGAAACGCAACAAATTACCTTGAGCCAGCAGCAATCGACTCAGTCACAGCTACAACAAACTGCGACAGACGTAGCAGTCCAAATCGAGCAGCTAGAGAAAGATAAAGTCTATATCGAACGGGTACGGGAAAAAGGACAGGAACGCCGCCATTTTTTAGAACGCCTGCAAGAGCAACAACGAGAATTTGAAAAGCAATTAGGAGAAGTCGAGCAAAAAATTCAGATGCTCTCCGTACCAGATGCGGTGTGTCCCTTGTGTGAGCGTCCTTTGGACGAACATCATTGGAATCGCGTCGTAGACAAAACTAAAGAACAGAAAAGGGATACTGAAGAACAATTTATAGTTGTCCGAGAACAGTTGGTAGTCACGGAAACTGAAATTCAAGAACTGCGACGACGATATCGGGAAGTCGCGCAGAAACTCACCCAATACGATGCTTTACGAGAGCAACGGGGACAAGTCATCGCGCAACTATCTGCTAGCGATGAGTTGCAAAGTCGCTTAGAACAAATTGCAGCAGAAAAACAACACCTAGAGCGATCGCTAGCTCAGGGAGACTACGCTGCCGATTTACAAACAGAATTAAATCAACTCAATTCCCAACTTCAGCAACTCAACTACAGCGAAGAAAGCCATGCTTTGGCGCGGAGTGAGGTCGATAAATTGCGATGGGCAGAAGTGCGACAGGCACAAATTAAAGATGCTCAAAAGCGACAGGCACAAATTATCGCCCGACAGCCGGAAATGAGAACGCAAATTGACGATTTGTCTCAGCAAATCGAGCAATACCAAGTTGAGTCTGAATGTGCCAAACAAATAGCCGCGATCGCCGATCGCATCGACGAAATCGGTTACGATCCGGATCGACACAGCACCCTAAGAACGGCAATTCGACAAGCCCAAGTGTGGCAATTGAGCTATCAACAACTACTCTCAGCTCAAGAACAGTATCCTCAACTAGAGCAGCGATCGCGCGATTTAGCTGAAGCCGTACAAGCTAGAACTGCCGAACGCCAAGTTCTTGCGGTTCAAATTGAAGAAGTGATTCAAAAGTTAGAACAGTCTCCCAATACCACAACTGAAATTCAAACTCTAGAATCACAATTGGCGTTTCGTCGCCGCCAACTCGACGATCGCCTCAGTCAGTTAGGACGCTTGCAGCAGCAATCTCAGCAATTAGCCGCGATGCAAGCTCAGCAGGAACAACAGCAGCAACAACTCCAAGTTGCTCGTCGGCAACAGCGAGTTTATCAAGAATTAGGGCAGGCGTTTGGCAAAAACGGCATTCAAGCGCTGATGATTGAAAATCTGTTACCTCAACTGGAAGCAGAAACCAACCAATTGTTAGCGCGGCTGTCTGCCAACCAGTTACACGTCCAATTTATTACCCAAAAAACCGGACGTAGCGGACGCGCAGCGAAAAAAAATGCCAAAACGATCGATACCTTAGATATTTTAATTGCCGATGCACGGGGAACCAGACCTTACGAAACCTACTCTGGCGGCGAGGCATTTCGGATCAATTTTGCCATTAGACTAGCCCTGGCGAGATTGTTAGCCCAAAGAGCAGGAGCATCTTTACAATTATTGATTGTTGATGAGGGGTTCGGCACGCAAGACCAAGAAGGGTGCGATCGCCTAATTGCCGCCGTCAACGCGATCGCTGCTGACTTTTCCTGCATCCTCGCAGTGACGCACATGCCCTATTTCAAAGAAGCTTTCCAAGCCCGCATCGAAGTCGTCAAGACTCAAAATGGTTCGCAGTTAAGTTTGTCTATGTAA
- a CDS encoding gamma-glutamylcyclotransferase, with translation MSGLGQLQDWVASTDETIGKNAIGNAYLSQQQQREPMFYYFAYGSCMCPVDLKRSLGEKTHVYAIGPATLKGYRLGFYSYSPLRNSGVLDVVPDKTASVEGVLYMLPKRLSQALDRREGVAENWYRHERISVHSRERIYKGVRTYVVVNKLATEMPPNDWYFDVVLRGAVTCGLSEKYCWQLFDRMYQLQRQAVMGNW, from the coding sequence ATGAGCGGGCTAGGACAATTACAAGACTGGGTAGCAAGTACTGATGAAACTATCGGTAAAAACGCGATCGGCAATGCCTATTTGAGTCAGCAACAGCAACGCGAACCGATGTTTTACTATTTTGCTTACGGCTCTTGTATGTGTCCGGTAGATTTAAAGCGATCGCTCGGTGAAAAAACTCACGTATATGCGATCGGTCCTGCGACTCTCAAAGGCTACAGGTTAGGCTTCTACTCCTATTCTCCGTTGCGAAACTCTGGTGTATTGGATGTTGTCCCCGATAAAACAGCTAGCGTGGAAGGGGTATTGTACATGCTACCAAAACGCCTGAGCCAAGCCCTCGATCGCCGTGAGGGAGTCGCTGAAAATTGGTATCGTCACGAAAGAATCAGCGTCCACAGCCGAGAACGTATCTACAAAGGCGTGAGGACATACGTTGTCGTGAATAAACTAGCAACAGAAATGCCCCCTAACGACTGGTATTTTGATGTAGTCCTTAGAGGTGCAGTAACTTGCGGCTTGTCAGAAAAATATTGCTGGCAATTGTTCGATCGCATGTACCAGTTGCAAAGGCAAGCGGTAATGGGTAATTGGTAA
- a CDS encoding sulfurtransferase, translating into MKPLISPEELATLVQQESIAIVDTRAPEEYAIAHIPGAVNIREIFTYLAASTPEGLNSLHAEFTKLLGVAGISGREKIVIYEEAMNKGFGQSCRGYFLLKYFGCQQVSVLHGGYQAWLKMGLPTTAEVPTPEPTTFVMDIDPAIMVTTEQMLQSLDNPAIIKLDVRDRDEWMGDSSSPYGVDFCPRKGRIPGAVWIEWYDFMVPNTEIPTLRSKEEVLAMCEKVGITPESTVYVYCFKGSRASNTLIALQEAGIKNVRNYFASWNEWSRDPSLPIETGKPVNSYQFSVTS; encoded by the coding sequence ATGAAACCGCTGATTTCCCCAGAAGAACTTGCGACTTTAGTGCAGCAGGAGTCAATAGCGATCGTTGACACTCGCGCTCCAGAAGAGTACGCAATTGCCCATATTCCTGGCGCAGTCAATATTCGCGAGATTTTTACTTATTTAGCTGCCTCTACACCTGAAGGATTGAATAGCCTGCACGCGGAATTTACCAAACTTTTAGGCGTAGCTGGTATTTCAGGTAGAGAAAAGATTGTCATCTACGAAGAGGCGATGAATAAAGGCTTTGGACAATCTTGTCGAGGATACTTTCTACTGAAGTATTTTGGGTGTCAGCAAGTATCCGTATTGCATGGCGGTTATCAAGCTTGGTTGAAGATGGGGTTACCGACAACTGCGGAAGTTCCTACACCAGAACCAACAACGTTTGTGATGGACATCGATCCGGCAATTATGGTGACTACAGAACAGATGTTGCAATCTTTGGACAACCCAGCCATTATCAAGTTAGACGTGCGCGATCGCGATGAGTGGATGGGTGACAGTTCTTCTCCTTATGGCGTAGATTTCTGTCCCCGCAAAGGTAGAATTCCCGGTGCGGTTTGGATTGAGTGGTATGACTTCATGGTTCCCAATACTGAAATTCCTACACTCCGTTCCAAAGAAGAAGTTTTAGCAATGTGTGAGAAGGTGGGCATTACTCCAGAATCAACGGTGTATGTCTACTGTTTCAAAGGTTCTCGCGCCTCCAACACCTTAATCGCCCTTCAAGAAGCGGGAATTAAAAATGTGAGAAACTATTTTGCTTCTTGGAATGAATGGTCTCGCGATCCATCTTTGCCAATTGAGACAGGCAAACCAGTTAACAGTTATCAGTTTTCAGTGACCAGTTAA
- a CDS encoding prohibitin family protein, which translates to MRNSDYLKTSLPFAGGIVLLIVAFIFRPFAIVNVGQRGVMMQFGKVQEGILDEGLHAIVPFVTTVKTLSVRVQKSSFNADAASKDLQKVTTELAVNWHIDPTQVNKIFQRVGDEEQIVDGIVTPAVSEVLKAATAKKTAEEIITKRTDLKAEIDDALKSRLGDYGVMVDDVSLVNFSFSPEFSKAIESKQIAEQEAKQADFVALKATKEAQAEVNRAKGQAEAQRLQRLTLTPEILQKQAIEKWDGRFPTVMSGNSSLPLININPADLNNKK; encoded by the coding sequence ATGAGAAACAGCGATTATCTTAAAACAAGTTTGCCCTTTGCTGGCGGGATCGTTCTATTAATTGTTGCATTCATCTTTCGTCCTTTTGCGATCGTTAATGTAGGGCAAAGAGGCGTAATGATGCAATTTGGCAAAGTTCAAGAGGGAATTCTGGATGAAGGATTACATGCGATCGTACCTTTTGTCACCACAGTTAAAACTTTGAGCGTGCGCGTTCAGAAAAGTAGTTTTAATGCTGATGCTGCTTCTAAAGACTTGCAAAAAGTCACCACAGAACTAGCTGTTAACTGGCACATCGATCCTACACAGGTCAATAAGATTTTTCAACGAGTCGGGGATGAAGAACAAATCGTTGACGGGATCGTTACTCCAGCCGTCTCCGAAGTTCTCAAAGCGGCAACTGCAAAAAAAACTGCGGAAGAAATTATTACCAAAAGAACAGACTTAAAAGCAGAAATTGACGATGCTCTAAAATCTCGTCTGGGAGATTATGGAGTCATGGTAGACGACGTTTCTCTAGTGAATTTTTCCTTCTCGCCAGAGTTTAGCAAAGCTATTGAGTCAAAACAAATTGCCGAACAGGAAGCCAAGCAAGCAGATTTTGTTGCTTTAAAAGCGACAAAAGAAGCGCAAGCAGAAGTCAACCGTGCTAAAGGACAAGCAGAAGCGCAAAGATTGCAGCGACTCACTTTGACTCCAGAAATATTGCAAAAACAAGCGATTGAAAAATGGGATGGGCGTTTCCCTACAGTCATGAGCGGTAACAGTAGTCTACCTTTAATAAATATCAATCCTGCCGATTTGAACAATAAGAAATAA
- the nfi gene encoding deoxyribonuclease V (cleaves DNA at apurinic or apyrimidinic sites), whose product MKINQRHTWTLTTAEAIAIQEKLRGEIITTDKIPTPVQYVAGVDMGFEADGTISRAAVAVLSFPSLQLQETAIARRPTSFPYIPGFLSFREVPAVLDALEKINITPDIILCDGQGIAHPRRFGIACHLGLIVNIPTIGVAKSLLIGKHQEVPEARGSWQLLTDKGETIGAVLRTRTGTKPLYISSGHRVSLTTAIDYVLQCTPKYRLPETTRIADKLASSK is encoded by the coding sequence ATGAAGATTAACCAACGCCATACTTGGACTTTAACTACAGCAGAAGCGATCGCAATTCAAGAAAAATTACGAGGTGAAATTATTACTACAGATAAAATTCCGACACCAGTACAGTATGTTGCAGGTGTAGATATGGGTTTTGAGGCAGATGGTACGATAAGTCGAGCTGCGGTTGCCGTGCTAAGTTTTCCCAGTCTGCAACTCCAAGAAACAGCGATCGCACGTCGTCCGACAAGTTTTCCCTATATCCCAGGATTCTTATCATTTCGGGAAGTTCCTGCCGTTCTTGATGCTCTGGAAAAAATTAACATTACGCCCGATATAATTTTGTGTGACGGTCAGGGAATTGCTCATCCGCGTCGATTTGGAATCGCTTGTCATTTAGGGTTAATTGTGAATATACCAACTATAGGTGTGGCAAAGTCTCTACTGATTGGCAAACATCAAGAAGTCCCAGAAGCACGAGGTAGTTGGCAACTCTTAACCGATAAAGGAGAAACTATTGGTGCAGTACTTAGAACCAGAACTGGGACAAAACCACTCTATATTTCTAGCGGGCATCGAGTCAGCTTAACCACTGCGATCGATTATGTTTTGCAATGTACGCCAAAATATCGTCTGCCAGAAACTACCCGCATTGCCGACAAATTAGCTTCGTCAAAGTGA
- a CDS encoding serine/threonine-protein kinase, with amino-acid sequence MLGTLLDGRYSIISQLGRGYYGETYLAEDLRRMKRQCVVKRLKPASNDPNTLREAKLLFDSEARVLESLGRRHEKTPDLLDYFIENEEFYLVQELVEGYPLSTLLADGQQLPEAEVFNLLVDVLEILNFVHQSQVIHRDIKPSNIIRRHKDGRSILIDFGAVKQVNTQIVVGNGQVTFTRAIGTPGYMPIEQARGRPRYASDIYALGMSAIQALTGVAPSELSEDADGEIIWRDRAQVSPHLAAILDKMVRFQISDRYQSADKVLYDLQQLQRFSSTPTRRRSLPPIRLHPRNLSALVAGGATLLLFLLGTQIYAYSRFGVFPADVFAVMRSLPSSLLLERSAGGRSVDAHRAPLSVNAPIFSNYNCVTFSSDGQTFATGSGDGSIKIWDFNTGKLQRLLTGHSGHVHSLTLSPDGEILASGSGDRTIKLWNPHTGKLIQTLSGGLNHVNSVAIATDGQTLASGSNDGIVKLWNLNTGQLRHNLNGHSGDVNAVAISRDGQILATGSSDETIKLWNLDTGKLIRTISGAGNVFSLATSNNGQIASGSSDGTIKLWNLNTGQLVRTLSSDRSVVTSVAIGSDGKTLASNSSDRVVKLWNLETGKLRHTLIGYVTGNADYFNAVAFSPRGQTLVSGTGNGTIDVWRVPQQ; translated from the coding sequence ATGCTAGGTACACTGCTAGACGGGCGCTACAGCATTATTAGTCAATTGGGACGCGGCTACTATGGGGAAACCTACCTCGCTGAAGACCTGCGCAGAATGAAAAGACAGTGCGTGGTGAAACGGTTGAAACCCGCAAGCAACGATCCAAACACATTACGAGAAGCAAAACTATTATTTGATTCTGAAGCTAGAGTTTTAGAAAGTTTGGGAAGAAGACACGAGAAAACTCCAGACTTACTCGATTATTTTATTGAAAACGAAGAATTTTATTTAGTACAGGAACTCGTTGAAGGTTATCCCTTAAGTACGTTGCTGGCAGACGGTCAGCAGCTACCAGAAGCAGAGGTATTCAATCTACTTGTAGATGTACTAGAAATTTTGAATTTTGTCCACCAGAGTCAAGTCATTCATCGAGATATTAAACCTAGTAATATCATTCGACGACACAAAGACGGGAGATCGATCTTAATTGACTTTGGGGCAGTCAAGCAAGTTAATACTCAGATAGTTGTTGGAAACGGACAAGTTACTTTCACGCGCGCGATCGGCACACCGGGATATATGCCCATCGAACAAGCTAGAGGCAGACCGCGTTATGCTAGCGATATATATGCGCTGGGAATGTCGGCAATCCAAGCCTTGACTGGAGTTGCGCCGAGCGAATTAAGCGAAGATGCAGATGGGGAAATTATCTGGCGCGATCGCGCCCAAGTTTCACCTCACCTAGCAGCAATTTTAGACAAGATGGTGCGTTTCCAAATAAGCGATCGCTACCAATCAGCAGACAAAGTACTATACGACTTACAACAACTTCAACGCTTTAGTTCTACTCCTACCCGCAGGCGATCGCTACCACCAATTAGATTACATCCGCGCAATCTCAGTGCTTTAGTTGCAGGTGGTGCAACTCTTCTACTTTTTTTGCTTGGAACTCAAATCTATGCCTACAGTCGATTTGGAGTATTTCCAGCCGATGTATTTGCGGTGATGCGGAGTTTACCGAGCAGCTTGCTACTAGAAAGATCGGCAGGTGGGCGCTCAGTTGATGCTCACCGCGCTCCTCTGAGTGTAAACGCGCCGATTTTTAGTAACTATAATTGTGTCACTTTCAGCTCTGATGGGCAAACGTTTGCTACTGGTAGCGGTGATGGGTCAATTAAAATTTGGGATTTTAATACGGGCAAACTACAGCGTCTTTTAACCGGACATTCAGGTCACGTCCATTCCCTAACGCTGAGTCCAGATGGAGAAATTCTTGCTAGTGGGAGTGGCGATCGCACGATCAAGTTGTGGAATCCTCACACGGGTAAACTGATCCAAACTCTCAGTGGCGGATTAAACCATGTTAATTCAGTGGCGATCGCGACCGACGGACAAACTTTGGCAAGTGGGAGCAATGACGGAATTGTCAAGCTGTGGAATTTGAATACAGGTCAATTGCGACATAACCTCAACGGACATTCCGGCGATGTCAATGCTGTTGCCATCAGCCGCGATGGACAAATTCTTGCCACTGGTAGCAGCGACGAGACGATTAAGTTGTGGAATCTGGATACAGGCAAGTTAATTCGGACTATCAGTGGTGCTGGAAATGTGTTTTCCCTAGCTACGAGCAACAACGGACAAATTGCTAGTGGCAGTAGTGATGGGACAATTAAACTGTGGAATCTGAATACGGGTCAGCTCGTTCGTACCTTGAGCAGCGATCGCAGCGTAGTCACTTCTGTTGCGATCGGCTCTGATGGTAAAACACTGGCAAGTAACAGTAGCGATCGCGTTGTCAAGCTGTGGAATCTGGAGACAGGCAAGTTACGCCACACCTTAATCGGCTACGTGACAGGAAATGCAGACTATTTTAATGCCGTCGCCTTCAGTCCCAGGGGACAAACATTAGTTAGCGGGACTGGTAATGGCACAATTGATGTTTGGCGCGTACCGCAGCAGTAG